A segment of the Nitrospinota bacterium genome:
CGGAAGATCATTTCACCGGCCTTGTGTTTGCGAAGCTGGCACACCTGCAGAAGCTTGTATATCTGGGAGAACTCCAGGTCGAAAAAGAACGTGAAACTTGCGCGGTATTTGCGTAGCGTGGCCAGCGTGTCCTGGCTTATCACGGCGTTGTCCCCCTCCAGAAAGCTTTCGTTGACCACCTCGTCGAGCTGGTCGGCGAAGGCAAGGCAGGATGGCAGGCGCAGCGCTGCGTCCTTGTTAAGGCATAGTCCCACGATCGCCGCCACCTTTTCGGGCACGGACGAATTGATCTCGCGCATGGGGATGGGATCTATCCTCAATATCCTCTCATAGAGGTTGAAAAGGTTGTCCGCCGTGAACGGCTTGTCCCCGGTCAGAAGCTCATAGGCCACCACCGCCAGCGAAAAAAGATCGGTCCTGAAGTCCACAGCGCCCCGGTTTATCTGCTCCGGCGACATGTAGTATGGCGTGCCGCCATAGCCCGGTATGGGCTTGACAGTCAGCCTGATACCGGAGCCTTCCGAGACCGATGCGACGCCGAAATCGAGCACCTTCGCAAGGCCGTTGTTCAGGTACATGATGTTCGACGGCTTGATGTCCCTGTGGACGACGCCGCGCTGGTGGGAGAAGTGCAAGGCCTTGGCCACCTGTATCAGGGCGTCGAGCTTCTGGCGGATGTCCAGCTTCAGCTCTGTCTTGCCCTGGATCACCTTGTCAAGCGACACTCCGTCCAAAAGCTCCATCACAAGGTAGCAAAGGGATCCTTCCATCCCGGCGTCGTATATTGTGACGAAATTGTGGTGGGACATCTGGCCGGAAATCTGCATTTCCATGGAAAACTGGCGCATGACAGACTCCGCGCTCAGGTTGTCCGGGGTAGGGGAGGAAGTGTCCGTGATCTTCACCGCCACGTCCCGGCCGATAAGCTCGTCCGTGGCGCGGTAAATCTTTCCCATCCCACCCCTGCCGATCATCTCGTGGAGGCGGTACCTGCCAATGTATTCGGGTATGTCTGCCAAAACGCGGCTCTCCATTAATCAAGGCGGATTATACGACATGACGGCTCCGTTTGAACACCGCCGAAGGCGGCCATGGGCCGGACGGCGGAGTATGACATTAACTATACCTTCCCCGGCGGGATTGAGGTATAAAATATATTCAGTGGCCCATGGCGGGCAAGCGTGGCCCCATGCAAGGGGTGTCAAACAGGTGGCTGGTATGAGCGAGGCTGATGTAAAAAGCGGTGACAGCAGGCATGTAAGAGTGATACTTGCCATTGCTTTTGTTACCATTCTGGCCGGCCTGGCGGCCCACATAGTCTCCGACCAGAACGGGGAAAAGACAGAGATAGTCCATCTGAACAAGGAAATCATGGACGGGGGCGCCAGGGGCGAAATGGTGGCAAAGTTGCGCTCGGCTTCCATGCCCGACCTTTTGGCGGTCTATTCCGCTGAAACGGGCCTTTTGCGCGACAGTTATCCTCAATACGATTACCTGCCAACCCTGGCCGATGTCCGGCGGGAAATGGTGGGCATGTACGGCTCCGAGGACGACAACGTCATCCGCGAGTTCATCATCGGCGGCTACTTTTTCGCCAAGGAGGACATGCGGCAGGCCGCAAGGCATTATGGAGCGGCCAGCCACCATCTGGGCGTGCCTTCGGTCTATCTGATGCAGGCGCTGGCCCTGCGCACCGCCGGGGAGGAGGTGGCCTCGTATCACGCCGCCACCAAATTGCGCGAACTGGCCAAAAAATCCGGCAATGTAAAGGTGATCGAGTCTTCCAAACGGCTATTGAGCAGGTTCGTGGAGAAGGCCAACGCGCTGCTGGCCATTTCCCTTGGGGTGGGCACGATGATCGCCTTGGCCCTGGCCGCCACCGGATATGTGGTGGCGCGAAGGATCAGGATGGGCAAAAAGGGGGAGGCGTATTTCGTCCCGCTGCCGTACAGGCGCGCGCTTGCGAGGCGCATTCAGGCCGCCACCGGGGCGGAACTTACAGCCATCGAGCTTGAGATAGACCAGATCAGGGAAAAAACAAACAGCGCCATTGCCAAAAGACATGCAAACGCCAATCTTGAACACAGGGAGGCGCGAAAGCTTGCGGACGTGCGCCGGGAGCTGGAAAAACTCGCCGATCCGGCGGTACGGTGGCTTGATACGGAAAAGGATTTTCTGGCCGGTTCGATGCATGACGCCATCCGGGACCACGGCAGGGCCATAATGCATTTTAACGCGGCCTTAGAGAAGGCCGACCTGCCGTCGTTCCACTACATGCTCGGAACATCGTTGCTGGCCAGGAAGAACAAAAAGGGGGCCGGAAGGGCCTTTCAAAAGGCGGTGGCGCTGGCAGGAAAGATAGAGGACGAGGCGATGGCCATCATAGCCTCAAGGCAGCTTGCCTCGTTATAAAGCGGTCAGACGCTGGCCTTTAGGATACCTTTGGAGCGGGCGGCCGGCTGCATGCCGCCGAACAGGGTGTTCACCATCAGTTGATATTCGCTTTCGGTAAGGTCCCGCTTCATCTTTTTAAAGTCGGCGCCCGCGGAAATCTTGTCCAAAAGCCAGTTGCGCTTGTCCCTGTCGCTCTTTTGGTCCAGAAGGCCTTTTAATTGGGCTATCATCCTGTCCGCGACGGCGCACACCTCCTTGTCTTCCAGAAACGTCTTGAAATCAATGAGGTTGTCTGTCTTCCGGCGGTATTTTTCGGCCCGGGCGTTCACCGCTTTTTCGTTTTCCTCGATGGTCTGGCTGCCATGGGCAAGCCTCACCGCATCCGCCAGGCCGGAGCTTATCTGGCGCGGCAACACGCCGTTGACAGGTTGCGCAAGTACCTGGGCCTCCAAATCCGCGTTGTCCGGGAAAAGAGGCTCCACCTTGGCCAGAAGCGCTTTGCCCAGAAAATCGGTTATAAGCGACTCCTGCTCCCTCATGTGATTAAAGCGGGTGATGGCGCCGTGGCATTCGTCGTTGAACTCCCTGGCGATGACCCCCAACTGCGGCTTAAGCTCCGTGAGCGCGTCCATAATAAGCTGCTTGGAGACCCCTTTGCGTATGATCGCCGAGGAGAAGGAGAGAATGGCCTTGTTTACGTTTTTTGTGCAGAATGGAAGGGTGATGTTCTTTAACGCATTTTCAATCTGCGCGTCGTCATCACTGTCATTATCCATGAAAGAACGGACTCACCCGGGTGGATTTGATTTTTGAACCCTGAATATAACACGTTTTGCGGCGTATGTGTATCATTTTCAACTTAATGGCCGCCGTCTCAGTCCGTCACCACATGCGCGTCCGCTCCACAGAATACGCACATGCCGCCGGACACGTGCATTTCCAGCACCGAGAATCCAGCGCGTGAAATTATCACCCGGCCGCATTCATGGCACTTGGTCTGGTTATACACCTCCTGCGGCACGTTGCCCACATACACGTATTTAAGCTTTTTCCCGGCTATGTCAGCCGCCCGCACAAGGGCGCCGTAGGGGGTCGGCGGGGATGTAAGTTTGTACTCTGGATGATAACGTGAAAAATGCAGCGGCATGAACGGATTTATATCCGCCATAAAATCGGTCAGTTTCTCGAACATCTCGTCCGTGTCGTTTAGGCCGGGGATAACAAGGTTGGTTATTTCCACATGGACTTTTCCGGCGGACCGCTTCACAGTCTCCAGCACGGCGGGCAGGGGGCCGCGGCATGTTTTCTTGTAGAACTCCGGGTCCATGGACTTTATGTCTATATTCATCGCGTCCGTCCACGGCAAAAGCTCCTCCAGCGGGCCGGGATTGATCACCCCGTTTGTCACCAGCACGTTCTTGAACCCGGCCTCACGCATGGCCTTCGATGTGTCCAGGACGTATTCGAACCATATCAGCGGCTCTGCGTAGGTGTACGCTATCCCCACGGAGCCGGTGGTGCGGGCGATTGCCACCGCCTCGTCCGGCGGGAGCAGGCGGGTGGGGAACTCATTTTGCGAGATGTGGTAGTTCTGGCAGAAGGAACACGCAAGGTTGCACCCGTTCGGGCCCACGGAGAGTATCTGGCTTCCCGGATGGAAATGGTACAGAGGCTTTTTCTCCACTGGATCCAGGTTTATGGAGGTGGTGCGGGCGTAATTTATGGCGTAAAGCTCGCCGCCGATATTCTTTTTGCCCCGGCAGATGCCGGTCTTGCCTTCAGACAGGATGCAGTTGAACGGGCAAAGTTCGCATCTTGCCTTGCCGCCGGGAAGGCGTTTCCACCATGAGGCGGGATGCCTCAAGTCCACAAGTTTCATCTCCCGCCCGCGCTCCCTTCTCCGGGATGGAGGGGGCTCAAGAGTCCGCCCCGTACGCCTCGATTACCTTCACCCCTTTTTTCTTCAGGTCTTTCACGATCCCCTTCACCGGGCAGAGGTTTAAGCGGAAGTGGCATATCTGCCTGTGCTTGTCCCCCGCCGGGGTGGCCGAATAGCTGAGCACCCCCACTCCGTGCTTTCGAAGAACGGAGAACACCGCGGTGCAATCCTCTATCTCGTCCATCAGCTCCACATACAGGCTGGAGGAGAGCTGGAGCATGCGGAGCATCTCCACGAAGACGTCGAGTATGTCGTCCTTGGTGATGATGCCGGCCAGCTTCCCGTTCTCCATCACCGGCAGGCATCCTATCTTGAGCCGGAGCATGAGCTTCACCGCGTCCACCACCCCCATCCCCGCGTCGGAGGTGACCACGCTGCTTGTCATAATCTCCTGTACCGTCATTTCAAAG
Coding sequences within it:
- a CDS encoding protein kinase — translated: MADIPEYIGRYRLHEMIGRGGMGKIYRATDELIGRDVAVKITDTSSPTPDNLSAESVMRQFSMEMQISGQMSHHNFVTIYDAGMEGSLCYLVMELLDGVSLDKVIQGKTELKLDIRQKLDALIQVAKALHFSHQRGVVHRDIKPSNIMYLNNGLAKVLDFGVASVSEGSGIRLTVKPIPGYGGTPYYMSPEQINRGAVDFRTDLFSLAVVAYELLTGDKPFTADNLFNLYERILRIDPIPMREINSSVPEKVAAIVGLCLNKDAALRLPSCLAFADQLDEVVNESFLEGDNAVISQDTLATLRKYRASFTFFFDLEFSQIYKLLQVCQLRKHKAGEMIFREGEVARDMHLIIAGSVKICRGPTPEKSITIHTLKRGDIFGEMGIIDGGPRSASAIAEGDCQTLVLHQVSLLRCDANTAGKLYRNLAHILSAKLRITSGRLADFVRETNL
- the amrS gene encoding AmmeMemoRadiSam system radical SAM enzyme produces the protein MKLVDLRHPASWWKRLPGGKARCELCPFNCILSEGKTGICRGKKNIGGELYAINYARTTSINLDPVEKKPLYHFHPGSQILSVGPNGCNLACSFCQNYHISQNEFPTRLLPPDEAVAIARTTGSVGIAYTYAEPLIWFEYVLDTSKAMREAGFKNVLVTNGVINPGPLEELLPWTDAMNIDIKSMDPEFYKKTCRGPLPAVLETVKRSAGKVHVEITNLVIPGLNDTDEMFEKLTDFMADINPFMPLHFSRYHPEYKLTSPPTPYGALVRAADIAGKKLKYVYVGNVPQEVYNQTKCHECGRVIISRAGFSVLEMHVSGGMCVFCGADAHVVTD
- a CDS encoding CBS domain-containing protein, with translation MTRKVITTSPDKTIKNAFDVMMKSRIAHLPVMEGDKLAGIVSDRDLRTLISRPAPKGAGRRTAFEMTVQEIMTSSVVTSDAGMGVVDAVKLMLRLKIGCLPVMENGKLAGIITKDDILDVFVEMLRMLQLSSSLYVELMDEIEDCTAVFSVLRKHGVGVLSYSATPAGDKHRQICHFRLNLCPVKGIVKDLKKKGVKVIEAYGADS